The following proteins are encoded in a genomic region of Chelmon rostratus isolate fCheRos1 chromosome 3, fCheRos1.pri, whole genome shotgun sequence:
- the npy2r gene encoding neuropeptide Y receptor type 2 encodes MDPLYQLNTTQAEDSEFGANSSSCCWTTDTINDENILKLDDSTKLVGVQVILILAYSTIILFGVTGNSLVIYVVYKFRNLRTVTNFFIVNLAVADLLVNTLCLPFTLVYTLYDEWKFGQVLCFMLPCAQGMAVHVSTITMNVIALDRHRSIVYHMETKMSKVMCAVVIAITWLVSALLASPLAIFREYGTLDLLPNESFPVCMEKWPGSSMNGSIYSISALLIQYGLPLVINSVAYIRIWNKLKKTCGGRNDRQQRRRKTTKMLLTMVVVFAVSWLPFHAFQLAADIDSTVLSMKDFKLLFTVFHIVAMCSTFVNPILYGWMNSNYRKAFLSVCRCYQPFSLRVRCSKGREAKKVEDRVCTDCKSTNV; translated from the coding sequence ATGGATCCTCTATATCAACTAAACACAACCCAAGCAGAAGATTCAGAGTTTGGAGCGaactcctccagctgctgctggaccacAGACACGATCAATGACGAGAACATTTTGAAGCTGGACGACAGCACAAAGCTGGTCGGAGTCCAAGTGATCCTCATCCTCGCCTACAGCACAATCATATTGTTCGGAGTCACTGGAAACTCCTTAGTGATTTACGTTGTCTACAAGTTTAGAAATCTACGAACCGTTACCAATTTCTTCATAGTGAACCTAGCCGTGGCGGACCTGCTGGTGAACACTCTGTGTTTGCCTTTCACCCTCGTCTACACTCTGTACGACGAGTGGAAGTTCGGCCAGGTGCTGTGCTTCATGCTGCCCTGCGCTCAAGGCATGGCGGTGCACGTGTCCACCATCACCATGAACGTCATCGCCCTGGACCGCCACAGGAGCATCGTCTACCACATGGAGACCAAGATGTCCAAGGTCATGTGCGCCGTGGTCATTGCCATCACGTGGCTCGTCAGCGCGCTGCTGGCCAGCCCGCTCGCCATCTTCAGGGAGTACGGGACGCTCGACCTCTTGCCCAACGAATCTTTCCCGGTGTGCATGGAGAAGTGGCCGGGAAGCAGCATGAACGGAAGCATCTACAGCATATCGGCGCTGCTGATTCAGTACGGTTTGCCTCTGGTCATCAACTCTGTCGCCTACATCCGCATCTGGAATAAGCTGAAGAAAACCTGTGGAGGTCGAAATGACCGCCAGCAGCGCAGGAGGAAGACCACTAAGATGCTGCTGACCATGGTGGTGGTCTTCGCCGTCAGCTGGTTGCCTTTCCACGCCTTCCAGTTGGCTGCCGACATCGACAGCACTGTGCTGTCTATGAAGGACTTTAAGCTGCTTTTCACCGTGTTCCACATTGTGGCCATGTGCTCCACGTTCGTGAACCCCATCCTATACGGGTGGATGAACAGCAACTACAGGAAGGCCTTTTTGTCCGTGTGTCGGTGCTACCAGCCCTTCAGCTTGAGGGTGAGGTGCTCCAAAGGCAGAGAGGCGAAAAAAGTCGAAGACAGGGTTTGTACAGACTGCAAATCAACAAATGTTTAA